The Candidatus Glassbacteria bacterium sequence TAAATTACAAGGAAAACCACGTATTCAAGAGGCGCTGAATGGCTCAACGGCGAGGGTGAAGGTTTAAAAGTCGGTTTTAACACAGCAGTCTCAGGCTGGAATTTCATGATTTAAAAGTAACATTGGTGGATTGAACTCTGAGGGAGAATTGTCTCTTTTTTTCCGCTCAGACCCAGAAACTCATTGATACTTCAGGTGAGAACGATAAATTTAGCATGAAAGTCAATAAAGACACTCTTGGTTCGAGACGGAAAAAGCGAAACCTCGGCTCCAGAATCGAAAAAGCAGATTTAAATAACCACTATCAACTTTGATATGGCGAATGTCGGTTAAGAGGTTGGGTTGAAAAAATCTGCAATTGCCCTGCTGATGGTTTTTCTCATTCTGCCCGGCATCAATGGAATCTGTGCCGCGGAGCAAGGCGAGAATTCCGGCGTATTTTCCCGCGACAGCATTGTCTCGCTGATGTACCGGGCCAACGCCTACGCCATGGCTCACCCCTGGCAGCCGGACGACCACAACTGGATTCGGGCCACCTGGTACACCGGGGTGATGGCACTCCACCGTACTACCGGCGACCCGGCAATCCTGCGCCAGGCCATGGATTGGGCAGCCAAGCACGGCTGGCGCGAGGGCGATGAGTATGACGTGGCCAACCGGAAAACCTGCGGCCAAACCTATCTGGAACTCTATTTCCTGAAACGGGACCCGGAGATGATCGCCCACATCCGCGCCTTCGTGGACGGTCGCATGGCACTGAACGAGTCCCCGCGAAAACGCTGGTACTACTGCGATTGCCTGTATGTGGGACCGCCGGCTATCGCCATGCTGGGCCGGGCCACTGGTGAGCGGAAATACTACGACTATCTCCACCGGGTTTATTGGGACGTAGTGGACTACCTGTTCGATGACGAGGCAGGGCTTTTCTACCGCGACAGCAGTTTTTTCGATACCCGGACCGCGCTTGGCCACAAAGTGCTCTGGTCCAGGGGCAACGGCTGGGTGATTGCCGGTATCCCGCGGGTGCTGGAGTATCTTGAACCAGACGACCCGCAACGCAGCCGCTACGTTGTTCTTTTCCGGAGAATGGCCGCCTCGATTGCCGCGGTCCAGGGCGACGACGGACTCTGGCGGACCAACTTGGCCGACCCGGCCCAGTTCCCGGAGCCTGAATCCAGCGGAACGGCGTTTTTCTGCTATGCAATGGCCTGGGGCATCAACAACGGCATCCTGGAGCGCGAGACCTACCTGCCGGTTGTGCAAAGAGCCTGGCGGGGCCTGGCCGCCGCGGTGGATAGCCAGGGCAAACTCTGCCGGGTGCAGCCGGTGGGCGACCGGCCGGCCCGGGTGGAACGGGAAAGCACCCACGAATATGCGGTGGGTGCGTTTCTGCTGGCAGGCAGCGAGATGGTTAAGGTTTCTCAGGGCCGCTAAGCCGTGCCAGCGGCTAATATCCTGGATTAATGTTAAGCCTGCGAGAGACGTACCGGCACGCCTCAGACATCCTCGGCCAGGATCAGCCGGACCGACTGGCCGCCCCTGATAACGCACTTTTGCCGGGCTTCCTCACCGGCGGGAATGATCAGGACGTCACTTTTTTTTCTACCAATCGCAAAATTCGCGCACCGTATCGGCGAGATATTTCCCCGTGCGCCCGTAGTGACTGTGATAAAGTGATTCTATTCTGTCCCGAACAACCTCGTTAAAAGCATGGGATTCTGAACCACACATCGCATCTTCGAGAGGCACTGAATTGGACATCTCATATCCACCTTCAAACCCTGTAATCCATTAATTATCAACAATATATAATATACGGAAAAGCATACAGGGTTTGCGAGGTATACAATTCCGTTGAACTAAAATGATTTTGCAAGGGACAATTATCGCAAGTGCCCTTTAGGCAGTGAGTGTTGCAGGATTCCCGCTCTTAAAAAAATAGAAAAAAGCAATCTCTTCCGGAGAAGCGAAATCGTCTAAAACGGCTGGTATAAAAGAAATTATTGACAAAGCAGTATCAATATTTTAAAAACTAAATAAATGATACGGTACTTTTTTATTCAAGCCCAAAGGAAGAAAAACTACGGCTGAAACTTAAGAAGCCGGCTAAATTATCTCTCTCGTTTTTCCAATAGGGATTTTAAGATTACGCATAGAGCTTAGGATGGACCGGATGCGTAAGAGAATCGGTCATCTACTGGCGGCGATGATGTTTTTCTCGGTATCGTCGTACGCTGCGACCCCGGAGATAGTGATTCTGTTCGACCAGTCCGGATCAATGAGTCTCTATGATCCTAAAATGTTGTCCGGAATTTGGTTGTCCACTGCCGTTCTTACCTTCGAAGCCCCGATTAGGATATCCCTGAATGGATTCGACTATGAACTCCATCAATACTTGAGCGTTGTTATCCGTGGAGAGGCAGAGCGTTCCGCCCTGTCCGACACCCTCAACAAAATAGAAACTAACGGCCCGGCCACGGATCTCGAAGTCCCGTTCCGGTACGTTCTGGATAGGGGCGCGGATGATTCACTGAAGATGGTGCTTATCATCACCGACGGTAAACCTGAAGTCTGGGACAAGGAGCTGGGTTTCCTGAGCCTCCGCGTGCTTACTGATGATCGGTATGGAGACCTGAATGCGCAGTACCGTAACCTGAAAGCTTCGGGGCTGTCTGAACCGGAACTCTACAGTCGCTTGAGCGCCGAATACAGCGCCAGGAACCTGGCGTTGATTGAAAAGACAATTGCGCAACTGGGCGGTGAAAAAGGAAAGAAGTTGGTTATTTGGGACATTTCGGGGACATCTGAGTTCTTGAGCAGATGGGCCGGCCTTACCAATGCAGTCTACATGCCGCTTGATACGTTATCCACCTCGGAACCGCCGATAAAAGCTCTTCGGGAACTTTTAACAGCTACACAGCAAACCGCCAGCACCCTGCTCGAAAAGCCGCTGCCGGCAGACTACAGTGACCGAGCGAATGACGCGCTCGAGGATGTGGCCGAAGCTCCATCCACCGAACAGACCGCTGATCCGGGCGCCACAAGAACTCCGGCGCAGAGAGCCGAGATACAGAAGGAGAGGACACAGGCTGCTCCATTGCCTGATTCGAGCGGGAACTTTGCCATTGTGTTCATTGTGTTATTAATGTTCGCCCTGCTGGTTTTCATCCTCGGACTGATTCTTTACCGCAGACACAAGTCCCTTAGCCTGTCGAAAATTGAGCGCAACGGCTCAACCCCTGGTATGGTTTCAAGTGAATCCGAAGAAGGGTCGGTTCGCGAACCCACGCCCGATCTCCGGGAAAAAACCGGCGAAGAGTCCTGCGAAGGACCTGAACTCGACTTATCGAGTGAGCACCCGGTTACTGATATCAAGTTTGACAACGATGAGATTCTAAACTACATTGACCGGCGCATTGAATCGGCACTGGGGAACGTCGAGGAGTTTATCGGTGGAACCTTCAGAGACGTCTCCATTAACCTGGCGCCGGAAAAACGGCTGTCGTTGCGCGTGAAGACCCCTCCGGGATCGATAGTAGTCCACTGGACCGACCGGGAAGGGGTCGATAAATCTGCTAATGCCATTGATATCTCGATGCACGGTGTCCTGTTCGAAACAGACCTTTGCGAAACTAACTCGATCGACTACATTGAAGTGCCGAGAAGCGGTCTCCGCATCGATGTGGCCCTCTCGACTATAAAGCGAAGAACCGCCGGAAAATACGTTGTTCATCTGGTGGCATTCGAGCGAGAAATTGAAGACAGAAAAACGTGGGTCGAACTCCAAACGCGTATCGGAGGGGAGGATTAAATGGAGATATTGCTCGGAGTGGGCTTGATTGCGGTTCTGGTGTATATAATTCTCTATGTGATAGGAATGCTTCAAACACTCTTTAGGTCCCGAAAGATGGTCCTCGGTTACGAGCCCTCCGTTGTTCCGCGTGCTGAATCAGTGGTCTCCGCTCCGGATAGTGTCGCTTCTGAAACGGTGGAGCAAAATCTTGATTCCATTACTGAGCGCATGTTGAACCAAAAGCTAGCCGAGGTTGATGCAGATGTTGCAGCCCGTAAGGAAGAGGCTAAGGTGGAAGTCTCCGCATGGATCGAGCACGAAAAAGAACGCCTGCAAAAGCAGTTAGAGGACGAATACGGTGAAAAAACCGAACAGCTTCGGAATAAACTGACCAAGGAGGCCGAGAATATCAGGACGCGCATGGAATCTGACATATCCGGCCCGAAGGCGCGGGAAGATGAGCTCCGCGGTGTTATCGCTGATCTCGAAGAGGAAATCTTAAAACTTCGCAATACCAGGCTGGCCGAACTTGATTCCGAAACATCTGAAAAGCGCTTGGCTGCAACGGCAGAAATCGAGTCATGGTCCGCGGATGAAAAGGAGAGGCTGAGAACTCTATTCACAAAGGAGTATGAAGGCGAAGTGGCCAAACTCAGACAAGAGTTGGATGCCAGGATGAACACCGAACTAGACAAAATCAGAAAACTTTTCGCCGAAGTCTCCGCTGAAGAGAAAGAGCTGGCCAAGGAGGACATCAAACGCTTCATCACAAAAAAGCTCTCACCGAGCGACAAAGAGTAAACAGGACTTTTGCCCTTAATAAATGCCTTGAAGAGAACAAGCTGTACGTCGTCAGAACAAGTAGGACAACTTCAGCCCAATAGCTAAGAGAGAGAGTTTATCAGGATTCAAACGCTCTAAGCCGCCACCACCTGAATCCGCCTGATTAACTCCTCCGGCATCTCCCGCAGAAAAGTTTTAAACTAGTCTCGTCGATTCCGCCATTCCTTTTTTAGGTTTCCTCATTGACATAGGTTCCATTTCAGATGGCAGGTCCGTTAATCGCGGCCTGGATAATGGTGAACCAGGTGTCGCTTACACTCGGGCCGTTCCCGAGCCGAATTCAATGGTCAACTGGAAATGACGCCAGCCAGGCTGTTAGGTTGAGGACAGCTGCATCACCGATCCACGCTCAGTGAGCTGCCGGTTCCCGCAGGATTAAATTTCCGGCCGGGCTGGACTTCAGCTTGCCGCCCCGATTAGGGATCAGGCTGAAGCCCGCGGAAAGCGAGCCGCTGTTTTCGAGCCTGAAAGCCGTTTCGGGCTGCAAACCCGTTGCAACCACCAGCCCACGCTCTGGCAGGCCCGCAGGGACCCGCACCGTATCCGCCGAGGCGAACACCACACTACGCGGAGCTTTACCCTTGGGGCCGCTGCTAATCACGAAATAGGGTCCGTCCGGGACAACCAGAGTCGTGGATCCGCTACCGCGCAGGCAGGTGGTACGGTGCAGCCAGCCGATGTCCTCGTCGGCGGCGGGAACGTGCAGCATGGCCGCGATCTCGATCCGAGAGGGCATCCGGCCGATAATGGTCACCGACATAGCGCGGTTCAGAGGGGTTCCATCCGGGCGGTCCAGACTCTGGGTCTCGAAATAGTAACGGTATGAGGGAAACACCCGTCCGATCAGCCACGGGCTGCCGTCTGAGATACCGAGCGCCTTGATCGTGTCATCACGGTAGGTCCAGCGGGCGGAGTCGGGATCGGTGTGCAGCAACCACTCGTATCGCCTGAGGTAGTTGTCGCCGCCTCCGCGCAGACGGTCAACCAGTAACAGGGTGCGGGGCTTGAGATAGATAATGGTCCGGGTGAATCCGCCGAGCTTCACGTCCGGCGGGTAAGCGCCCTTTAAATCCATAGTGACCGTTGTCCAGTCACCTGCGGACTCGTAGGCTGTTACTCTTCCGGTGTATTGAGGATCGAACAACTGGCCGTGCCCGTTGACCATCACAGTGCTATGGAACCGACCGTCGCGACCTCCGAACGACGGGGGACGAAGCGGAAACCTGCCGTCAGCCCACAGATACACCGCCCCTGCATTCTGATGGGTGTGGGCCAGCCCCCCCGGTAAAGCACTCATCCCGTCTTTCCACGCCCTGGTTCCCTCACGGCCCAACAAGTGGCCGCCGCAGAAAGCCAGTACCGGACTGTCGTCGCTCCAACCGGCCCTGAGAACGGCGGTATCCCAGTTGGGGTATAGCTTGTCGCAGGGCAGGGTGTCGGGCGGCAGCGGTTTCACCGAGCTGTCAAACCACAGGAACTGCCAGGCCAGCCCATGCCGTTCCCGGTCGTAAACAGGGGCCCGTGTACCATAAGAGTAAGGGTTTTCCAGTGAATGAATCAGCGGGGCCGTGGAGTCCACGTGCGCCTCTCGAAATGCCAGCCATTGGGCGTGTTGATCGAGGTTGCGGGAGGCCAGCAGCATACTCAGGTGGGCGCTGACCGAACCCAGTACACCGTAGCGTCCCGAGGGGAAGCTGTCACCGATGTACATGTAACTGTCATCCGGCAGCCAGTGCTGGATGCGGGCAGCGGCGGTATTTTTCATCCAGGGTTCGTTGAAAAAGTCTTTCCCGCCGTTGCGTCTCAGTGCCTCGAAAAACATGAATGCCGGCGCCATCCCGTAGACCCAGTCCGCTACGCCCTCCGGCCAGTAACCTTCCTCTCCCAGTAATCCCATCGCCTGCTGGATTTCGCTTTGGGCCAACTGCAGGATATCCGCTGCGTTTTCATACTCATCCAGCAGGACGATCGCAGCCACGCCCATGAACGCCACCGGGATCCAGAAATCGTGGTGAGTGTATATTCCCGCCCACCAGGAGTCCTTCGCCCCCTGCTTCGTCTTTTCCAGCACAGAGATCAGTTTCCGCTTCAGCTGCTCCCTGAACTCTCTTTCCATCGAGTTGTAAAACAGGTCGTAACCGTGAGCCAGACCGGCGGCGAAAGTACCGTGGATAAACTCCCCTGGCCCACCGGTTTCCGTTGCAATCAGAGCAGAGAGCCAAAGCAATCCAGCATCAAGATAGCGCTTCTCACCTGTGAGATTATACAGCAAACCGAAATTTGTGATTGCCGAGAAACACGATTCGTGGTGGCGCTCCTCCAGGCCGATTTCTGCCGGCGGCTGCTCCGACAGGTGCCGGTCTGCCCAGTCCTGCAGACGTTGGAACTGGATCGCCTTGTCAGAACGTGCCTGCTGGCGAAGGTTCTCAACCTCGGAGAGAGAGAAATACAGACGGGGGTGGTCTGCGGTCCAGGCCACGTTGATCAGCGACAGTGAAAGGATAAAAACCAGTACACGGGTTTGAGCGCTGGCAATCATCATTGACCTCCTACCAGTAAGGAACCGAAACGAGACAGCCCTTCCCGACCGTCACCATGGCAGCGGAACCGTATATTCCATCCCTTCGAATTCGATCCTCAAAGCCCCGGTGTCCTGCTTGATGACTATACTCGGAACAACTGCCCGGCGGTCACGGCTGCCGGCAACATAGGCCGCAACGACGGTGTTTGATTTGATTGGTGCAGCGCTTTTCCAATAGGGGTACGCTCCATTGCCGTCGAACAGGTGGGCGTGGCTCCACCCGTCGCGTGGAGTGAGAAAATCGCTGGCCAGTATCCCTGGCGGGCCGTCCAGGATCTTGATCAACGAGTTGTAGCGCCCGGCGCTTATCGAGATAGCTTCCTTTGTGTGAGTGACCTGCGGTTGCTCTCCGTCGGGCACGCTGATTCCGTAGCCCCCCAGCCACAGAAAAAGCGGTCGGCCGCTGTTGTGCCAGAAAATGTGCAGCTCTCCGTCCTCCCCGATCAGAGTATGGGTGATCACCTGGCCGAAATCCTCAAGTTCGTTTTCCGGGGTGTCGAGGAAGAAATCGTAACGACTGACCGAGTGATGGGAGTCCACCGATACCGCCTCGGGGTTGGTGCGGAAAAACCACTGCTTGTTGTCGTGGGAAACACCGGTCCTGCCGGCGCCCAGGTCCGGCCCTCCCTCGCCCAGCGCGCACCAGCCGAGATAGCTGGAGTAGGAATGCTGGAAGTACTTGATTCCTCGCTGCCACTGGCCCCGGTGTCCCACCGGTTCACCCAGCACGTAAGCTTTCGCTTCACCGTCCACCGGACTGACTTTCAGCACCATCTCTGCGCCGGGCAATTCCAGTCTTCCCCCTGCGCCGTCGGCCGGCATCGGCTCTTCCTCTTCGGTCCAGAACGGGTGATCGGCAGGCACTGCCAGGCAGATCATTCCCTGCGCTGCCCAGTAGGGCGATCCACGGTCAATATAGCTTTCGGCCACCACGCTGTTCGGGCCATGGAATCCTGGTTCCAGCAGACCGTTTTCGCTCAGGCAGTCGTTGTCCCAGAAATATTTCAGGCAGCCTGAGGCTATCCGCCGCGCCTGGCCGGGCGGCAGTGTACTGGTGCCGTTGAGCACGGCCCAGCCCAGCGCGGAGATGCTGGCGAAGCGGTAGGAAAGCGAGCGTCCGAACGGGATCGGCCCGCCGTCACGCCCGTAGAGATACTTGAAACTCTCCAGGAACCGGGCGGTGGTGTGGGCCACCCGCTTGCCGAACCGCTCGTTCCAGTTTCCGTCGAAATAGCAGAGGGCATTGTTGTAAAGTTGGAAACCCCACAAGTTGTAGTAGTCGAATGTGAAGTTGCCCCCGTCGATAAACCACCCGTCACCGCGGTACCAGTTCAGCATCCTGTCGAATATCATGGTCAGGTATTCGCGGTTGGACGTTACGCCGTTGGCATCGAGCAACGGCACCGCGATCAGGTGGAAATACCAGTGATTGCAATCATAGGCCACGGTATGGGCCAGTACGCGAAGGAACTCCAGCAGGTTATTTTTCTGCCCGTCGGTCAGCGGGTCCCAGAAGAACTTGGGGCTAAGCAATACGGCCAGGGCGATATTGGTGCCGAAAGCGTCGTAAATTTCCCGTTCTCCCCAGTAAGCCGGGTCGTGGGGATCCGTCCCCCGGATAATTCCTGTCAGGTAGGGCTCTGTTATCGAGCCGTCATACCCGGGTACTCTGTCGTTTCCCGTGGCTGCCGAATAGCAGGCGACCAGCATCAGGCTTCGCTCGAACGTCTCTTTCTGGCCGCCGACGAAATGCCTCTCTCGCCGGAAATGGCCGGTTTCCCCCGCTGTCCCTGTCAGCGTGGGCATCCCGGTTTTTTCGTCGAAATACGGCAGTACCCCGGCTATCAGTTTCTCGCAAATTTCCAGCCAGTGCTCTCTGGTATAACCCGTATAGGGACTGAGCTCGAAATCATCTCCTGCTTGCAACTGTGCCTGCGGCCGGTTTCTGTCTCCTGCTTCCGCGCTCAGCAAGATTTGATCACAGTAGAAGCAGGATGCGATCAACAACGCCAGGCAAACCAATTTCGGTTCTTGCAGCGGACAGCGATCCAGTAGAGTCAGCATCGGGTCCCCCGGTTGTAATTCGTAACAATTTGAAGAATCACCTGCAAAAAGATATGGACTTGGAATGAGCCAGTCAAACGGCTTATTAGAACTCTCAGGGTGCTGCACTTTTAGAACGCCGTTTTATCTCCGCCTAATGCTGCACTT is a genomic window containing:
- a CDS encoding glycoside hydrolase family 105 protein, translating into MKKSAIALLMVFLILPGINGICAAEQGENSGVFSRDSIVSLMYRANAYAMAHPWQPDDHNWIRATWYTGVMALHRTTGDPAILRQAMDWAAKHGWREGDEYDVANRKTCGQTYLELYFLKRDPEMIAHIRAFVDGRMALNESPRKRWYYCDCLYVGPPAIAMLGRATGERKYYDYLHRVYWDVVDYLFDDEAGLFYRDSSFFDTRTALGHKVLWSRGNGWVIAGIPRVLEYLEPDDPQRSRYVVLFRRMAASIAAVQGDDGLWRTNLADPAQFPEPESSGTAFFCYAMAWGINNGILERETYLPVVQRAWRGLAAAVDSQGKLCRVQPVGDRPARVERESTHEYAVGAFLLAGSEMVKVSQGR
- a CDS encoding DUF4962 domain-containing protein, giving the protein MMIASAQTRVLVFILSLSLINVAWTADHPRLYFSLSEVENLRQQARSDKAIQFQRLQDWADRHLSEQPPAEIGLEERHHESCFSAITNFGLLYNLTGEKRYLDAGLLWLSALIATETGGPGEFIHGTFAAGLAHGYDLFYNSMEREFREQLKRKLISVLEKTKQGAKDSWWAGIYTHHDFWIPVAFMGVAAIVLLDEYENAADILQLAQSEIQQAMGLLGEEGYWPEGVADWVYGMAPAFMFFEALRRNGGKDFFNEPWMKNTAAARIQHWLPDDSYMYIGDSFPSGRYGVLGSVSAHLSMLLASRNLDQHAQWLAFREAHVDSTAPLIHSLENPYSYGTRAPVYDRERHGLAWQFLWFDSSVKPLPPDTLPCDKLYPNWDTAVLRAGWSDDSPVLAFCGGHLLGREGTRAWKDGMSALPGGLAHTHQNAGAVYLWADGRFPLRPPSFGGRDGRFHSTVMVNGHGQLFDPQYTGRVTAYESAGDWTTVTMDLKGAYPPDVKLGGFTRTIIYLKPRTLLLVDRLRGGGDNYLRRYEWLLHTDPDSARWTYRDDTIKALGISDGSPWLIGRVFPSYRYYFETQSLDRPDGTPLNRAMSVTIIGRMPSRIEIAAMLHVPAADEDIGWLHRTTCLRGSGSTTLVVPDGPYFVISSGPKGKAPRSVVFASADTVRVPAGLPERGLVVATGLQPETAFRLENSGSLSAGFSLIPNRGGKLKSSPAGNLILREPAAH
- a CDS encoding DUF2264 domain-containing protein codes for the protein MLTLLDRCPLQEPKLVCLALLIASCFYCDQILLSAEAGDRNRPQAQLQAGDDFELSPYTGYTREHWLEICEKLIAGVLPYFDEKTGMPTLTGTAGETGHFRRERHFVGGQKETFERSLMLVACYSAATGNDRVPGYDGSITEPYLTGIIRGTDPHDPAYWGEREIYDAFGTNIALAVLLSPKFFWDPLTDGQKNNLLEFLRVLAHTVAYDCNHWYFHLIAVPLLDANGVTSNREYLTMIFDRMLNWYRGDGWFIDGGNFTFDYYNLWGFQLYNNALCYFDGNWNERFGKRVAHTTARFLESFKYLYGRDGGPIPFGRSLSYRFASISALGWAVLNGTSTLPPGQARRIASGCLKYFWDNDCLSENGLLEPGFHGPNSVVAESYIDRGSPYWAAQGMICLAVPADHPFWTEEEEPMPADGAGGRLELPGAEMVLKVSPVDGEAKAYVLGEPVGHRGQWQRGIKYFQHSYSSYLGWCALGEGGPDLGAGRTGVSHDNKQWFFRTNPEAVSVDSHHSVSRYDFFLDTPENELEDFGQVITHTLIGEDGELHIFWHNSGRPLFLWLGGYGISVPDGEQPQVTHTKEAISISAGRYNSLIKILDGPPGILASDFLTPRDGWSHAHLFDGNGAYPYWKSAAPIKSNTVVAAYVAGSRDRRAVVPSIVIKQDTGALRIEFEGMEYTVPLPW